A window from Argopecten irradians isolate NY chromosome 3, Ai_NY, whole genome shotgun sequence encodes these proteins:
- the LOC138320064 gene encoding kelch-like protein 13, which translates to MDDANLGMKSYDFIFLFNKTSGSPRVQYFMVDPWTKTRIFPKCNSIVFNKLTHLVGFRPVVLDGCLYIIGGKDWETGQYRAHTWRYDPATSRWSGRASMLEARCRHTADVLNGCIYVTGGEINGGGVTDLCEAYDPVLNTWTAISCLPRPRADHAACVNDGSLYVSGGISNLKHQCSNVFWIYDAVSNEWDEPIQGIILPHEREKHNMVSVGKYIYVVSGRGFDQETWSEKDESAICSYNTQSKGDTRRETCWDIYHPNVFNPRANAGVILLGQHLYFIGGKSFQKDCDVRTVECYNVKKRKLREAFTLPEGYSYVNVDCVKLSVPVSNTDISFNDLLLYDKWIMW; encoded by the exons ATGGATGACGCCAATCTCGGAATGAAATCCTATGACTTTATCTTCCTGTTTAACAAGACTTCCGGGAGTCCACGGGTACAGTACTTCATGGTGGACCCATGGACCAAGACTCGAATCTTCCCCAAATGTAACTCTATCGTGTTCAACAAGCTCACGCACCTCGTGGGTTTCCGGCCAGTCGTGCTGGACGGCTGTCTTTACATTATTGGCGGGAAAGACTGGGAGACTGGACAGTATCGCGCGCATACGTGGAGGTACGACCCGGCCACTAGTCGATGGAGCGGCCGGGCATCTATGTTAGAGGCAAGATGTCGTCATACTGCTGATGTCCTCAATGGCTGCATCTACGTCACAG GAGGGGAGATCAATGGTGGTGGGGTAACAGACTTATGTGAGGCGTATGACCCAGTACTCAACACCTGGACCGCCATCAGCTGTCTGCCACGCCCCCGGGCCGACCATGCCGCCTGTGTGAACGACGGTAGCCTATACGTTTCCGGGGGGATCAGCAACCTCAAACACCAGTGTTCCAACGTCTTCTG GATATATGATGCGGTCTCGAACGAGTGGGACGAACCTATACAGGGTATAATTTTACCACACGAGCGGGAAAAGCATAACATGGTCAGCGTCGGAAAATATATCTACGTTGTCTCGG GTCGTGGATTTGACCAGGAGACGTGGTCGGAGAAGGACGAATCTGCCATCTGTAGTTATAATACTCAGTCTAAAGGGGACACTCGCAGGGAGACGTGCTGGGACATATATCACCCTAACGTCTTCAACCCCCGGGCCAACGCCGGGGTCATCTTGCTCG gacaacatttgtattttatcgGCGGCAAAAGCTTTCAGAAAGATTGTGACGTCAGAACAGTGGAGTGCTATAACGTGAAGAAACGTAAGCTACGCGAGGCGTTCACGTTACCGGAAGGGTACAGCTATGTGAATGTGGACT
- the LOC138320151 gene encoding uncharacterized protein produces MYHISDTAPPTTDPPKNSIVLFDEEEIEMLTKAERLTVLTIQQQLDLLAVEEKIEKEKNAYVFPDVNKAPGDLPFEEILDLEAAMFDDRSLYLRPKVSVLVPTCENELHKELVRKLDTCQKSYLNVVYQKIHVFGSRMTYQPHLELSTLERSMEDTDLSDKLKVYMNNLGRVTYDILVQSEILGNPIDFEVFQTVGVKFNGEDRSITTQVDLVSGQADQEEYMDSSEMSASPTQMSEDCSYSKDSNSVVDETERLADQASGYSDETFNSDSFAKSEEFEDRVLRIPFKSCHKRAAVSFLISLRQSVPIHKLFHQHLASMGHNDLTMYLFVCHLGPLVDNQVVLYEYRSRVAGQPIQGADINEIMKSWKRLQGRLVFPVTPVEDLVKHSIYRYEGLSKKKKEKKPRKVIKLYID; encoded by the coding sequence ATGTACCATATCAGTGACACTGCCCCACCCACCACCGACCCTCCTAAGAACAGTATTGTCCTGTTTGATGAGGAGGAGATAGAGATGCTGACTAAGGCAGAACGCCTCACTGTTCTAACCATACAACAACAACTTGACCTACTGGCCGTCGAAGAAAAAATAGAGAAAGAGAAAAACGCTTATGTGTTTCCAGATGTAAACAAGGCTCCGGGAGATCTACCATTCGAGGAAATATTAGACCTGGAGGCAGCCATGTTTGATGACAGGAGTCTGTATCTTAGACCAAAGGTGTCTGTACTTGTGCCTACATGTGAAAATGAGCTCCATAAGGAACTGGTCAGGAAACTAGACACTTGTCAAAAAAGCTATCTCAATGTTGTTTATCAAAAAATTCATGTGTTTGGGTCACGGATGACCTATCAACCCCAcctagagttatctacccttgaaAGGTCAATGGAGGACACTGATTTATCAGACAAGTTGAAAGTGTACATGAACAATCTAGGAAGGGTGACATATGACATTCTTGTTCAGTCCGAAATCCTTGGTAATCCTATTGACTTTGAGGTGTTCCAGACTGTTGGGGTCAAGTTTAATGGAGAGGATAGATCCATCACAACACAGGTTGATCTAGTCTCAGGCCAAGCTGATCAGGAGGAATATATGGATAGCTCAGAAATGTCTGCTAGTCCTACACAGATGTCAGAGGACTGTAGCTACAGCAAGGACAGTAACTCCGTTGTAGATGAAACAGAAAGATTGGCAGACCAAGCCTCAGGTTACAGTGATGAGACATTTAACAGTGACAGTTTCGCTAAATCTGAGGAATTTGAGGACCGAGTCCTGAGGATCCCATTTAAGAGTTGTCACAAACGAGCAGCAGTGAGTTTTCTTATATCACTACGACAGTCTGTCCCAATCCACAAACTATTCCATCAACATCTTGCCTCCATGGGTCACAATGACCTAACTATGTACCTGTTCGTATGTCACCTTGGCCCCCTGGTGGACAACCAGGTAGTACTCTACGAGTACCGTAGCCGAGTCGCTGGCCAGCCCATACAGGGAGCAGACATAAATGAAATCATGAAATCCTGGAAACGTCTTCAGGGACGTTTGGTTTTCCCTGTTACGCCTGTGGAGGACCTTGTAAAACATTCTATTTATAGATATGAAGGACTATccaaaaagaaaaaagagaagAAACCAAGAAAAGTGATCAAGCTGTATATTGATTAA